The Magallana gigas chromosome 6, xbMagGiga1.1, whole genome shotgun sequence genome includes the window TAGGAGCGCGAAAAGTAAAtcgatattttcataaaattcataaactgataaattaaaaaaaagctgGTTAATGAACCAGTAACAATATgagttttataaaatcaaaattaaataagtaaatatagTTTGAAAAAAACTAATTTGGTCCACATCTTTAGACGAATACAACTAAGGTTCCATCTAAGCTATTTAATCACAGTGGGTATGCTAGaattaaagaaagaaatttcAAGGGTTTTAAACTTAGGTGCCTAATTATCGTGCATCTTCGTCATAAAAAAGTACTATTGaacaagttttagctttacATTAATTAGAACACTTACTATCTATTCTGTCTATATTGGTGCATTTTTGGCAATGTTCCATTCACACTACTGAGTGTTTTGCATCCTGAATGttcatttgtttgtttggtttttttctaaGTGATCGGAGATTGCAGGGATGGATGGACAAAATTCCAGGGAAGTTGTTACTTGTTTGCCAGTGAGCAAGCCAATTGGCCGGAAGCTCAGGTTATgaattatatttgatttgtCTATAAGccctatttataaaaaaatacaggattcaataaaaaagtttaatctaatATAATTTTAACCTCATTATCAGGCCGTCTGCTCAAGTATGAATTCCCATTTGGTCGAAATAGAAACCCAGACAGAAAATGCTTTCGTTGAAGGAGAACTAAAGATCATACATAACCATGGTTTGTAGAATGATATATTGAGTCCACTTGTGTCGTTTTTAATGCAGCGATGTGCTGGTAGATCAGATCATTAAATTATACCCCATCATATTCAAATAGATTCACATTCCAATAATCAAAACGACGTATCTTACTGGTTGGGCGGAAATGACATAGAAATTGAGGGAGTGTTTAAATGGGTCAGATCTGACCAACCACTGACGTACACGGACTGGAGCCCGGGCCAGCCTGATGACGCCAATGGCGAGGACTGTATGGAACTGAGGGGCGCGTTCCAGTACCACTGGAATGACCTCCCCTGTAACATTCCCCACCACTTCATTTGCGAAACACAGTAGGTTTATGTAGTGTTGTATTCAGAAACATGGTTGCAACAGAATTTTACTCGACAATCGCCATTGTAGTAATTTGCATTTCAAATCATGCACAGCATGGGTAGTTTTTTGTTAACCATACAAGACAGTTTTGTTCGCCAGAAAAcgttttatcttatttttaattacagAGTGTCTGAAGGAGTCAATATCATAGGAAAGTGAAAAGAATGGCAGAAACAGAGCGTCTGAAGGAGTCAATGTCATAGGAAAGTGAAAAGAATGGCAAAAATATggttaatttttgtaaaatggtttatacattataataaaataaatgtttccattgatatatatttacacttgcaaatgttttccctTATATAACAATGTTTGCGCAATCCGCTGTTATTCCTGCATAACATGGGTCAAGATGTCAAAGAAACGCATGAATAATCTAGGTCAATATAGTAAATTTTTCTATGACTGTGCTCAAACAAACCGACTTGTGCTCAAACTAACCAACTTGTGCTGAAACATACAGAATTACAGAATTAGATATTGtattgaaaacataatttaggcATAAAAATAAACGTgtctgtattttgttatacgaagttttattcattcattttcttaaaaaatataacattaatattGCGGGGGATAAATGATTCATGTTAGATAGGCCTGTAAACCGAATAATGTTTATGGATCGACATCGAAACGGGGTGTTCTTGAAAATAACAATCGCAATTTGTCAAAGGAGTTTAttcagttaaaattcatttctgactTTATTACAAGACTCGAGCAAAATCGCAAAAGCAATATCAGAGATCTTTCGTGTTAAGTCCCTGTCTACACGGATCACGGTCAAATTTAACTCCTTCTGCTTCTCTGTCCGTTTTATTCCGTAAAAAAAACTTAGTCTAAATTGGCAGAGGAAAATCATTACGCTCTTGAATCTGATTTTGCAACAGAGTTTCCCCTGATAATGCCTAAGTAGACTCTAACTCAAATTTCAGTcactttgttttcaaatttctaaCCGCTCTGCGACTTTAACAGAAGTGGTACTATTCCGCCAAGCTTCAATCGGTTTTTTTTCCAATTGTACAAGTGAATTATCTTTTGTGTTTCActttcttataataaaaaaagtgttgtcttgtcaaaagtagtgtcatatttatttatcatgataatcaaACACTTGCAACATTGTTGTACTATTTTTTGTTACGTCATCTTAATCGAATCGGATTTCTAGATcatcacaaaaaagaaagtatgGAGCATCGTTATTgtcataatttgcaacaaatgtaaatataagaaataaggtatcattatTGGATGTATATCGGGCTTAATGGGATTTGATTACGTGACCAACCCCTATTTATATACCGATATACATctaaaaatgataccttatttcttttaagtataccaaatattctATTGCTTcagtatctacatgtatttttctttctggttttttttttatggtggccttttaaaaataaagatgccTCAATTTGAATATGCGAGTTGCATTAATTCAGATAATATATGCAGATTTTAAAAACTCTTTTCTATAGACAGAATTGAAATAAAGTTCATGcacttttttgaaaagaaaagtaaACTAGCTGTCAAGTGATTACTGTTTAGCTTAGCTGTTTAATTATGCCTGAACATTTACCAGCGAAAACCCAAGAGTGAACataatattaacacaaaatgaaaatataatgtcTCAATTTATATATCACAGACTTGATAAACTGTTGTCACCATGAGATGCATTGGTAGTTTTGAGCCTTTAGTATACACGTGAAAATTAAAGTATGTACTGAAAATGAAAACGACGGGCTAAACATAATTATCATAAACAGGCTTTTAAagctaaaacaatattttaagcGAATAAagagagttttaaaaaatatacttacGAGATTAAGGTGTCGTTAAGACCATAAGATAGAATTTTCTGTCATTGAACAAAGAATAATTAAGCAATGAACAAGCATAAAGCAATCAGCTCCTGCTAAAGCATCAGCTATCTAACTGCAGGTAATGAGTTCGAAATCAATTTGGGGTTTTACatatgattttacttttaaaaattttcaaaatgcatGATGTGGTTAAGTACGTACAAATATAGAATAATGACTTTGCTTAAGTCTTATTTGATATGTCAAAATGTCCGATACAGATGGTAATCCATTAGTGAAAAAAAAGATGAGAATAAATGAGTGATAGAAAAAAGACGTTATGATATAATTAGTCACTGGTAAACTGCAATTTAGTAGGAAGTGTTCCCGAGAAAGTGATTTTCCTTGGTAGAGTtctcttatcagttttacaAGTTGGAGATTAGGACATATAGTCTCAGGTAAGTACATTTACACCGATCTATTATTCAGAAAATGGCGATTTCTTACTTAGTTATCGCTCCTCTGTTCTTGTCTTTGAATCTTTTGCAATCAGGTCAGTTAATGTTTAGAATTAATAGATCTATAGGAAACGTTGAATTTTTACATCTGCAATTATATGCTTACAATGACCAGAagttaatatttgatatatattatatactaaATTTCTAATCCACCTTAAGATGCACTTTTGTTCATACACTGTGCGTTTCACATCTACTCTTTACTTGGTCAGTCAGTTGCCATCTCATTATGCATTGGGTGGATACTGGTAGCAGATTCATGAACTATTGGTTATGCTGACCCACAAAATTATCGTCTGATTACTCTTTTGAGCTGTCTCGGAAAGTTTGTACTTCTGTATTGTGTAGAAGGTTAACTAATTTTTGCTGATAATGTTAATCTAATCAGGAAAATCAGAGTGGATTTAGGGAAAATTATTCTATAATTGACAATATGTTTGTTCTTTACTTCCTGTCTGAACTGTCTtcatataagaaaaagaaattcttctatgcctttattgattttaaagctGCATTCGATAAAGTGTGGAGAGAAGGATTATGGAAAAAACTTATcgaatatcaaattaaagagaAGTGTTTAAGGGTTGTTGTTAATATGTTTAATGGTTCTAGATcaagaatatatttaaataatgattttttccgAATATTTCCTTGGTGTCCGTCAGGGAGAAAACTTATCTCCGTTTCTTTTTGCATTATATCTTAACGATCTTGAAGTATTTTTATCACATGAAAATGTCACAGGACTGAAAAGCCTGTCAAAAGAAATTGGACAAAATTGTTATCTAAGAATCATGATTATGTTGTGCGCGGACGATACTATGCTGATGTACGAAACTGAAGATGATCTACAATATAAGcttcattgttttcaaatgtactacatttgtataaaaatggAAATTACAAGTGAATGTTGAGAAAAGTATTTTTTGGGGTAAAGGTAGACAAACTTCAAATGCATCGTTGGTTTACAATGGTAACGACATAGAAATagtaaaagaatttaaatatttaggaGTTATATTTTCATGAACAGACTCTTTCTACAGTACTAGAAAATATGTAGTGACGAGAGCTACCAGAGCTATGTACGCAATAATTAAAAAGTCAAGAGAATTAAATCTGTCGATTGATTGTCAACTTGATATGTTCAATAAAATGATTGTTCCATTACTGTATGGTTCTGAATTGTggggttttgaaaatttatgtatCATTGAGAAATT containing:
- the LOC105349099 gene encoding perlucin-like protein — protein: MPSIGLSRLISWGQVTFIQKSTFRMATEYYSIALIALSLNILQPVIGDCRDGWTKFQGSCYLFASEQANWPEAQAVCSSMNSHLVEIETQTENAFVEGELKIIHNHDSHSNNQNDVSYWLGGNDIEIEGVFKWVRSDQPLTYTDWSPGQPDDANGEDCMELRGAFQYHWNDLPCNIPHHFICETQVSEGVNIIGK